The following are encoded together in the bacterium genome:
- a CDS encoding IS1380 family transposase — LMPNKERGIEILKMEFRRFLYTLVLLPAQIIRTGRMIVYRLLGYNSWLKDFFAAWERIRRIAVT, encoded by the coding sequence TGTTGATGCCAAATAAAGAACGAGGGATTGAAATATTGAAGATGGAGTTCCGGCGTTTTCTGTATACACTGGTTTTATTGCCGGCGCAAATAATCAGGACAGGGCGAATGATAGTATATCGATTGCTTGGCTATAATTCATGGCTGAAAGATTTTTTTGCGGCCTGGGAACGAATCCGGAGAATAGCAGTTACATAA